CAGCAGGCGCTGCTGATCCCGCTGTTCCGGCTGTACCGCGAGGTCCCGCTGCCGCTGTGGATGAGCGACTCGGGGCAGCTGCTGGACAGCTACTGGGGGCTGATCCTGGTCAACACCGCCTTCCAGACCGGCTTCTGCACCTTCGTGCTCAGCAACTACATGAAGGCCCTGCCGCAGGAGATGTTCGAGGCGGCCCGGGTCGACGGGGCCAGCGTCCCCACCCAGTTCTTCCGCATCACCCTGCCGCTGTGCCGGCCGGCCCTGGCCGCGCTGGCCACCCTCCAGGTCACCTGGATCTACAACGAGTTCTACTGGGCCACGGTGCTGATGCAGTCGGGCGACAAGTTCCCCATCACCAGCTCCCTCACGAACCTGCGGGGCCAGTTCTTCACCGACTACAACCTGCTCTCGGCCGGGTCGGTGGTCATCGCCATCCCCGTCCTGGTGGTGTTCTTCCTGCTCCAGAAGCAGTTCGTGGCCGGCCTGACCCTGGGGTCGACCAAGGGGTGAGCCCACCGGGAGAGCTCCAGCTCCGCGCCGGCGGGGTCTCGCTGGTGCTGGACGCGCGGGCCGGGGCGGGGTCTCCGCTGCCGGTGGTGCTGCACTGGGGCCCGGACCTGGGCGAGAACCTCGACGGCGACGCCCTGGCCGGGGCGCTGGTGCCGGCGGCGGCGCACTCGGCCATCGACCGGCCGGTGCGGCGCCGGCTGCTGCCC
Above is a genomic segment from Actinomycetota bacterium containing:
- a CDS encoding carbohydrate ABC transporter permease — protein: QQALLIPLFRLYREVPLPLWMSDSGQLLDSYWGLILVNTAFQTGFCTFVLSNYMKALPQEMFEAARVDGASVPTQFFRITLPLCRPALAALATLQVTWIYNEFYWATVLMQSGDKFPITSSLTNLRGQFFTDYNLLSAGSVVIAIPVLVVFFLLQKQFVAGLTLGSTKG